In Eupeodes corollae chromosome 3, idEupCoro1.1, whole genome shotgun sequence, a single genomic region encodes these proteins:
- the LOC129950915 gene encoding enhancer of mRNA-decapping protein 4 homolog isoform X2 has protein sequence MLIAFLSVLLLLKNTFSFYFNKKEQQHHPENSSKNQEVTKPIDNKMSNFLTKSSSDILSSNVIVFKSGDKQHCYEINEPNVTIVGSAGSHDHGSSKVKLKNIVDYKWETKNYPGHLIAVHIDGKHIAYVINVNNKISRTEGMVRVVNATSGLRALIKGMSGEVLDLQFAHIENERILASIDACSLYVHKIDMISETLVCNLLIKIEDPLTNYTPKYDKISWCPYVDCSSDDDEESNQLIVWARGSIYQCFNVNTINVNYGIGKFCPTDIATGYLKFYEPTLVITWVALSPDGTTLGVGGEDGIIRFYQIWSQVYFHEKEPRCLHQWKPHGGKPISSFFFLDNLTKTSSDSYWKYALTGADDNTEFKIWDCGSWECLQTINIKTSEDKKLKFIAEIDRTSSYLVISNLDTRVMYVLQIITAPDGTPSLDMNATTTGGGVVGSANNSIIVTNNDQVKKKTFGVCVKSVSEFPLSSPILSFSIVDAAVRRYKCANDNYLVDEMDDYDEETNSIYCVVVRMFIVQPKSVQECHILYQPTVDENTDVKSSISNDSTKEFIENSSEKSNDKDLDNVAVQQAISVGGGGGGVVKSEKGPLEALFDRVSSSSTAQANVVGVDKTDSPNPSPHLSTSSHKSFTQVNLMTPDAFSSSSTGKKSPEIVSSEVLNTILMLASVTGSNTSANKPDNMNLLNLRNNKIIEDQEQQKIKQSMETHKKFMAIENSSNRNNIDNLTSGNSSPSREVQEIMSLQDYDCRKSSYSGDETDQGKPKNGPSTKIINKLPENQNETFTETEKKIPPPTATIMTSIWPKVPDVRTVKKHSTELQNSENLITTSEPNNDLSDINMKMSKILDLVQKQSVQIKVLQNEITELKEGNIQNSFKDMKDFSFKVEMQLSKLMESYLKRYENEHKKKLSAFLAGREAQNRELRDTFVQLINQFTLTRLTEVISKVITIEIQRQIMPMLSAKIDGLQQQIQMDVANKLAAFDMMLKDNIAHVCKSKNIIDAFGKSVLVGVQGSLQSAFVESMSSTLIPAYEKSSQNMFKQLHEAFSVGIKEFMEQFDNYLSHLQPMQDSTEEILNKFSGFRQHLDSILIKHRNTVQESMLDTKKDVKHMEIMLTRQIAEVVRSEVRKGFESQTAALRSQATTPAPSIYDIKDQIKLLLSTGQINKAFHQALLANDLSLVEFTLQRADHNAVFHPCCLEQKVLLSLIQQISADMSNHNEVKQNYLADAILSINPNDPITREHAPKVMQELYRNCQAFLLTQTKNPQCSNVRMLMKAIQGLSTEKSY, from the exons ATGTTAATAGCGTTTCTATCTGTTttactattattaaaaaatacttttagtttttattttaacaaaaaagaacaacaacatcATCCGGAGAATTCATCCAAGAACCAAGAAGTCACTAAGCCAATAGATAATAAAATGAGCAACTTCCTAACAAAATCCAGCAGCGACATCCTTTCGTCGAATGTTAT TGTATTTAAGTCGGGCGACAAACAGCATTGCTATGAGATCAACGAACCGAACGTGACTATTGTCGGAAGCGCCGGCAGTCATGACCATGGCAGTTCGAAAGTGAAACTTAAAAACATAGTCGACTACAAATGGGAGACAAAGAATTATCCAGGTCACTTAATAGCGGTTCATATTGATGGCAAACACATAGCCTACGTTATCAATG TTAATAACAAAATCTCAAGAACTGAAGGTATGGTTCGAGTGGTAAATGCGACTTCGGGACTTCGAGCACTGATCAAGGGAATGTCCGGCGAAGTGTTGGATCTGCAATTTGCTCACATCGAGAACGAACGAATATTGGCGTCGATCGATGCATGTTCGTTGTATGTCCATAAAATCGATATGATCAGTGAGACATTGGTGTGCAATCTACTGATCAAGATCGAAGATCCTCTGACTAATTACACTCCAAAGTATGACAAAATCTCATGGTGCCCGTATGTGGATTGTTCGAGCGATGACGACGAAGAGAGCAATCAGTTGATTGTGTGGGCCAGAGGCAGCATTTATCAGTGTTTCAATGTGAACACCATCAATGTCAACTATGGG ATTGGCAAATTTTGTCCCACAGACATAGCCACTGGTTATCTTAAATTCTACGAACCTACTTTAGTTATAACATGGGTAGCCCTATCACCCGATGGTACAACTCTAGGCGTTGGCGGTGAAGATGGTATTATTCGTTTCTATCAG ATTTGGTCGCAGGTGTATTTTCACGAAAAAGAACCAAGATGTTTGCATCAATGGAAACCTCATGGTGGCAAACCGATTtcatcgtttttctttttggataatttaacaaaaacatcatCAGA tTCATATTGGAAATATGCCCTAACTGGTGCCGATGACAATACAGAGTTCAAGATTTGGGACTGCGGTTCGTgggagtgtttgcaaacaatcaACATTAAGACAAGCGAAGATAAAAAGCTGAAATTCATCGCTGAGATCGATAGAACCTCGTCGTATTTAGTTATATCAAATTTAGATACTCGTGTCATGTATGTCCTGCAGATTATAACCGCTCCCGACGGTACACCTTCCTTGGATATGAATGCAACAACAACTGGAGGTGGTGTTGTTGGTTCAGCTAACAACTCGATCATAGTGACCAACAATgaccaagttaagaaaaagaCCTTCGGAGTGTGTGTGAAGAGTGTTTCGGAGTTTCCCCTATCATCACCGATTCTCAGTTTTTCAATTGTTGATGCTGCCGTTCGTCGTTACAAATGCGCAAATGACAATTATTTAGTCGATGAAATGGATGACTACGATGAGGAGACAAATTCTATTTATTGTGTTGTTGTTCGAATGTTTATTGTGCAACCGAAAAGCGTACAAGAATGTCATATTCTCTATCAGCCAACTGTGGACGAGAATACCGATGTAAAAAGCAGTATTTCCAATGATAGTACAAAGgaatttatagaaaattcaagtgaaaaatcaaatgataaGGACTTGGATAATGTGGCTGTGCAGCAAGCAATTAGTGttggtggcggtggtggtggtgtagTAAAAAGCGAGAAAGGACCGTTGGAGGCACTTTTCGATCGTGTATCATCATCATCTACTGCTCAGGCAAATGTGGTTGGCGTTGACAAGACTGATTCTCCAAACCCGTCACCACATTTGTCAACTAGTAGTCATAAGAGTTTTACACAGGTTAATTTGATGACACCAGATGCATTTAGTTCATCATCAACTG GAAAGAAAAGTCCGGAAATTGTAAGCTCTGAAGTTTTAAATACAATTCTTATGTTGGCAAGTGTAACAGGATCAAATACATCTGCCAATAAACCTGACAACATGAActtattgaatttaagaaataataaaattatagaagatcaagaacaacaaaaaataaagcagtCTATGGAAACTCACAAGAAGTTCATGG CAATTGAAAATAGTTCAAATCGCAATAACATAGATAATCTAACAAGTGGAAATTCCAGTCCCAGTCGTGAAGTTCAAGAAATTATGTCACTACAGGATTACGATTGTCGAAAGAGTTCATATAGTGGTGATGAAACAGATCAAGGCAAACCTAAAAATGGGCCTTCTAcgaaaattatcaataaattgcCTGAAAATCAAAATG AAACATTTACAGAAACTGAAAAGAAGATTCCACCTCCAACAGCGACAATCATGACTAGCATATGGCCAAAAGTGCCAGATGTTCGCACAGTTAAGAAACACTCGACTGAACTTCAAAATTCCGAAAACCTCATAACAACTTCAGAGCCAAACAACGATTTGAGCGATATCAATATGAAAATGAGTAAAATTTTAG ATTTAGTTCAAAAGCAATCGGTTCAAATCAAAGTTCTTCAAAACGAAATCACCGAACTGAAAGAAGGCAATATCCAAAACTCCTTCAAAGATATGAAAGACTTTTCGTTTAAAGTTGAAATGCAACTATCCAAACTAATGGAATCATATTTAAAACGCTACGAGAACGAACACAAAAAGAAACTAAGTGCGTTCCTAGCTGGCAG ggaAGCTCAAAATCGTGAACTTCGTGATACATTTGTGCAGCTTATTAACCAATTTACACTCACCCGCTTGACCGAAGTGATTTCCAAAGTAATCACTATTGAAATTCAAAGACAAATAATGCCTATGTTATCTGCAAAGATTGATGGACTGcaacaacaaattcaaatgGACGTAGCCAATAAGTTGGCTGCTTTCGATATGATGCTGAAGGATAATATAGCTCATGTGTGTAAGAGTAAG AATATCATTGATGCATTTGGAAAATCTGTATTAGTTGGAGTTCAGGGAAGTCTTCAGAGTGCTTTTGTTGAATCTATGTCAAGTACATTAATACCGGCGTATGAAAAATCCTCACAAAATATGTTCAAACAATTGCACGAAGCTTTCTCTGTGGGTATTAAAGAAT TTATGGAGCAATTTGATAATTATTTATCACATCTTCAACCAATGCAAGACTCAACTGaagagattttaaataaattctcagGATTTAGACAACATTTGGATTCGATATTAATAAAACATCGAAATACTGTACAAGAATCGATGTTGGATACGAAAAAAGACGTTAAACATATGGAAATAATGTTAACGAGACAAATAGCAGAAGTTGTGCGAAGTGAa gTACGCAAAGGCTTTGAATCTCAGACTGCAGCCCTACGCTCACAAGCCACAACACCGGCTCCATCAATCTATGACATTAAAGATCAAATAAAACTCCTTCTTAGCACAGGTCaaataaataaagcttttcATCAAGCCCTTCTAGCCAACGATCTATCCCTGGTAGAATTTACACTCCAGCGAGCCGATCACAATGCAGTATTTCATCCTTGTTGTCTCGAGCAAAAGGTTTTACTTTCTCTCATTCAACAAATTTCAGCTGATATGAGTAATCACAATGAAGTCAAGCAAAA ttatTTAGCGGATGCAATTTTAAGCATAAATCCAAATGATCCAATCACAAGAGAACATGCCCCTAAAGTAATGCAAGAGCTATATCGTAATTGCCAAGCATTCCTATTAACTCAAACCAAGAACCCTCAATGTAGTAATGTTCGTATGCTTATGAAGGCAATTCAGGGATTAAGCACAGAGAAATCCTACTGA
- the LOC129950915 gene encoding enhancer of mRNA-decapping protein 4 homolog isoform X4 — protein MLIAFLSVLLLLKNTFSFYFNKKEQQHHPENSSKNQEVTKPIDNKMSNFLTKSSSDILSSNVIVFKSGDKQHCYEINEPNVTIVGSAGSHDHGSSKVKLKNIVDYKWETKNYPGHLIAVHIDGKHIAYVINVNNKISRTEGMVRVVNATSGLRALIKGMSGEVLDLQFAHIENERILASIDACSLYVHKIDMISETLVCNLLIKIEDPLTNYTPKYDKISWCPYVDCSSDDDEESNQLIVWARGSIYQCFNVNTINVNYGQIGKFCPTDIATGYLKFYEPTLVITWVALSPDGTTLGVGGEDGIIRFYQIWSQVYFHEKEPRCLHQWKPHGGKPISSFFFLDNLTKTSSDSYWKYALTGADDNTEFKIWDCGSWECLQTINIKTSEDKKLKFIAEIDRTSSYLVISNLDTRVMYVLQIITAPDGTPSLDMNATTTGGGVVGSANNSIIVTNNDQVKKKTFGVCVKSVSEFPLSSPILSFSIVDAAVRRYKCANDNYLVDEMDDYDEETNSIYCVVVRMFIVQPKSVQECHILYQPTVDENTDVKSSISNDSTKEFIENSSEKSNDKDLDNVAVQQAISVGGGGGGVVKSEKGPLEALFDRVSSSSTAQANVVGVDKTDSPNPSPHLSTSSHKSFTQVNLMTPDAFSSSSTGKKSPEIVSSEVLNTILMLASVTGSNTSANKPDNMNLLNLRNNKIIEDQEQQKIKQSMETHKKFMAIENSSNRNNIDNLTSGNSSPSREVQEIMSLQDYDCRKSSYSGDETDQGKPKNGPSTKIINKLPENQNETEKKIPPPTATIMTSIWPKVPDVRTVKKHSTELQNSENLITTSEPNNDLSDINMKMSKILDLVQKQSVQIKVLQNEITELKEGNIQNSFKDMKDFSFKVEMQLSKLMESYLKRYENEHKKKLSAFLAGREAQNRELRDTFVQLINQFTLTRLTEVISKVITIEIQRQIMPMLSAKIDGLQQQIQMDVANKLAAFDMMLKDNIAHVCKSKNIIDAFGKSVLVGVQGSLQSAFVESMSSTLIPAYEKSSQNMFKQLHEAFSVGIKEFMEQFDNYLSHLQPMQDSTEEILNKFSGFRQHLDSILIKHRNTVQESMLDTKKDVKHMEIMLTRQIAEVVRSEVRKGFESQTAALRSQATTPAPSIYDIKDQIKLLLSTGQINKAFHQALLANDLSLVEFTLQRADHNAVFHPCCLEQKVLLSLIQQISADMSNHNEVKQNYLADAILSINPNDPITREHAPKVMQELYRNCQAFLLTQTKNPQCSNVRMLMKAIQGLSTEKSY, from the exons ATGTTAATAGCGTTTCTATCTGTTttactattattaaaaaatacttttagtttttattttaacaaaaaagaacaacaacatcATCCGGAGAATTCATCCAAGAACCAAGAAGTCACTAAGCCAATAGATAATAAAATGAGCAACTTCCTAACAAAATCCAGCAGCGACATCCTTTCGTCGAATGTTAT TGTATTTAAGTCGGGCGACAAACAGCATTGCTATGAGATCAACGAACCGAACGTGACTATTGTCGGAAGCGCCGGCAGTCATGACCATGGCAGTTCGAAAGTGAAACTTAAAAACATAGTCGACTACAAATGGGAGACAAAGAATTATCCAGGTCACTTAATAGCGGTTCATATTGATGGCAAACACATAGCCTACGTTATCAATG TTAATAACAAAATCTCAAGAACTGAAGGTATGGTTCGAGTGGTAAATGCGACTTCGGGACTTCGAGCACTGATCAAGGGAATGTCCGGCGAAGTGTTGGATCTGCAATTTGCTCACATCGAGAACGAACGAATATTGGCGTCGATCGATGCATGTTCGTTGTATGTCCATAAAATCGATATGATCAGTGAGACATTGGTGTGCAATCTACTGATCAAGATCGAAGATCCTCTGACTAATTACACTCCAAAGTATGACAAAATCTCATGGTGCCCGTATGTGGATTGTTCGAGCGATGACGACGAAGAGAGCAATCAGTTGATTGTGTGGGCCAGAGGCAGCATTTATCAGTGTTTCAATGTGAACACCATCAATGTCAACTATGGG CAGATTGGCAAATTTTGTCCCACAGACATAGCCACTGGTTATCTTAAATTCTACGAACCTACTTTAGTTATAACATGGGTAGCCCTATCACCCGATGGTACAACTCTAGGCGTTGGCGGTGAAGATGGTATTATTCGTTTCTATCAG ATTTGGTCGCAGGTGTATTTTCACGAAAAAGAACCAAGATGTTTGCATCAATGGAAACCTCATGGTGGCAAACCGATTtcatcgtttttctttttggataatttaacaaaaacatcatCAGA tTCATATTGGAAATATGCCCTAACTGGTGCCGATGACAATACAGAGTTCAAGATTTGGGACTGCGGTTCGTgggagtgtttgcaaacaatcaACATTAAGACAAGCGAAGATAAAAAGCTGAAATTCATCGCTGAGATCGATAGAACCTCGTCGTATTTAGTTATATCAAATTTAGATACTCGTGTCATGTATGTCCTGCAGATTATAACCGCTCCCGACGGTACACCTTCCTTGGATATGAATGCAACAACAACTGGAGGTGGTGTTGTTGGTTCAGCTAACAACTCGATCATAGTGACCAACAATgaccaagttaagaaaaagaCCTTCGGAGTGTGTGTGAAGAGTGTTTCGGAGTTTCCCCTATCATCACCGATTCTCAGTTTTTCAATTGTTGATGCTGCCGTTCGTCGTTACAAATGCGCAAATGACAATTATTTAGTCGATGAAATGGATGACTACGATGAGGAGACAAATTCTATTTATTGTGTTGTTGTTCGAATGTTTATTGTGCAACCGAAAAGCGTACAAGAATGTCATATTCTCTATCAGCCAACTGTGGACGAGAATACCGATGTAAAAAGCAGTATTTCCAATGATAGTACAAAGgaatttatagaaaattcaagtgaaaaatcaaatgataaGGACTTGGATAATGTGGCTGTGCAGCAAGCAATTAGTGttggtggcggtggtggtggtgtagTAAAAAGCGAGAAAGGACCGTTGGAGGCACTTTTCGATCGTGTATCATCATCATCTACTGCTCAGGCAAATGTGGTTGGCGTTGACAAGACTGATTCTCCAAACCCGTCACCACATTTGTCAACTAGTAGTCATAAGAGTTTTACACAGGTTAATTTGATGACACCAGATGCATTTAGTTCATCATCAACTG GAAAGAAAAGTCCGGAAATTGTAAGCTCTGAAGTTTTAAATACAATTCTTATGTTGGCAAGTGTAACAGGATCAAATACATCTGCCAATAAACCTGACAACATGAActtattgaatttaagaaataataaaattatagaagatcaagaacaacaaaaaataaagcagtCTATGGAAACTCACAAGAAGTTCATGG CAATTGAAAATAGTTCAAATCGCAATAACATAGATAATCTAACAAGTGGAAATTCCAGTCCCAGTCGTGAAGTTCAAGAAATTATGTCACTACAGGATTACGATTGTCGAAAGAGTTCATATAGTGGTGATGAAACAGATCAAGGCAAACCTAAAAATGGGCCTTCTAcgaaaattatcaataaattgcCTGAAAATCAAAATG AAACTGAAAAGAAGATTCCACCTCCAACAGCGACAATCATGACTAGCATATGGCCAAAAGTGCCAGATGTTCGCACAGTTAAGAAACACTCGACTGAACTTCAAAATTCCGAAAACCTCATAACAACTTCAGAGCCAAACAACGATTTGAGCGATATCAATATGAAAATGAGTAAAATTTTAG ATTTAGTTCAAAAGCAATCGGTTCAAATCAAAGTTCTTCAAAACGAAATCACCGAACTGAAAGAAGGCAATATCCAAAACTCCTTCAAAGATATGAAAGACTTTTCGTTTAAAGTTGAAATGCAACTATCCAAACTAATGGAATCATATTTAAAACGCTACGAGAACGAACACAAAAAGAAACTAAGTGCGTTCCTAGCTGGCAG ggaAGCTCAAAATCGTGAACTTCGTGATACATTTGTGCAGCTTATTAACCAATTTACACTCACCCGCTTGACCGAAGTGATTTCCAAAGTAATCACTATTGAAATTCAAAGACAAATAATGCCTATGTTATCTGCAAAGATTGATGGACTGcaacaacaaattcaaatgGACGTAGCCAATAAGTTGGCTGCTTTCGATATGATGCTGAAGGATAATATAGCTCATGTGTGTAAGAGTAAG AATATCATTGATGCATTTGGAAAATCTGTATTAGTTGGAGTTCAGGGAAGTCTTCAGAGTGCTTTTGTTGAATCTATGTCAAGTACATTAATACCGGCGTATGAAAAATCCTCACAAAATATGTTCAAACAATTGCACGAAGCTTTCTCTGTGGGTATTAAAGAAT TTATGGAGCAATTTGATAATTATTTATCACATCTTCAACCAATGCAAGACTCAACTGaagagattttaaataaattctcagGATTTAGACAACATTTGGATTCGATATTAATAAAACATCGAAATACTGTACAAGAATCGATGTTGGATACGAAAAAAGACGTTAAACATATGGAAATAATGTTAACGAGACAAATAGCAGAAGTTGTGCGAAGTGAa gTACGCAAAGGCTTTGAATCTCAGACTGCAGCCCTACGCTCACAAGCCACAACACCGGCTCCATCAATCTATGACATTAAAGATCAAATAAAACTCCTTCTTAGCACAGGTCaaataaataaagcttttcATCAAGCCCTTCTAGCCAACGATCTATCCCTGGTAGAATTTACACTCCAGCGAGCCGATCACAATGCAGTATTTCATCCTTGTTGTCTCGAGCAAAAGGTTTTACTTTCTCTCATTCAACAAATTTCAGCTGATATGAGTAATCACAATGAAGTCAAGCAAAA ttatTTAGCGGATGCAATTTTAAGCATAAATCCAAATGATCCAATCACAAGAGAACATGCCCCTAAAGTAATGCAAGAGCTATATCGTAATTGCCAAGCATTCCTATTAACTCAAACCAAGAACCCTCAATGTAGTAATGTTCGTATGCTTATGAAGGCAATTCAGGGATTAAGCACAGAGAAATCCTACTGA